In Patescibacteria group bacterium, the DNA window TCAGGCCGCAACGCGCGCAACGACAGGTGCCGGTCTGGAACCATTTGACGCAGCACTGGCCGCACTTCTCCGGACTCGTGCCATTGTTGTGCAGCACTTGGCCGTAGAGATCCATGTCATAGAACCTGGGGCCGCGGTGCCCGCAGACGAAATCCTTGAGATCATCGGAGGCCGCGATCGAACGGATCTCGTCGTGCCTGGCCTCGAGGACCTCTTTCGGTTCCTCTCGCGAGCTGGCCACGATCGTCATCCCATCCGGAGAACTGAGGTTGTCCCTGGTTTTCACTTTTCACCTCCTGACAAAGAACTGTCTGCCGGCACCTTAACAACCGCCAGTTCGACCGTCAATGCTGGCGATATCAGTGGTAATTGAGCCGCGCGGCCGCTATACTGGCGGGGTATGGACGGCTTCATCCTGATCGACAAACCCGCCGGGATCACCTCGCACGACGTCATTGACCGGCTGCGGCGCATCACCGGCATCCGCAAGATCGGCCACGCCGGCACGCTCGACCCGTTCGCGACGGGCTTGTTGGTCGTCGGCGTCGGGCGCGAAGCCACGAAGCGGCTCGGCGAATTCCTGGGGGCGGACAAGGAATACGTCGGCACGCTGGTGCTCGGCGCGCGAAGCGACACTCAGGACGGGACCGGCGCGATCATGCCGGAACCGGACGCTATCATCCCCTCCCAAGCCGCGGTCGAGATGGCGCTGAAAAAATTCACCGGCCCCCTCCAGCAGACGCCGCCGATGTATTCGGCCAAGAAGATCCAGGGCAAGAAATTGTACGAGCTGGCGCGCGAGGGTAAGGA includes these proteins:
- the truB gene encoding tRNA pseudouridine(55) synthase TruB; translation: MDGFILIDKPAGITSHDVIDRLRRITGIRKIGHAGTLDPFATGLLVVGVGREATKRLGEFLGADKEYVGTLVLGARSDTQDGTGAIMPEPDAIIPSQAAVEMALKKFTGPLQQTPPMYSAKKIQGKKLYELAREGKEVAREPVAITVRAFELTGFEPPRATFRVNCSSGTYVRTLAHDLGNELGAGAYLETLRRTKIGGLRIEDAAKLSELTPENWRARLVNI